Proteins co-encoded in one Gemmatimonadota bacterium genomic window:
- a CDS encoding carbohydrate-binding family 9-like protein has protein sequence MSDSPSPEIVPKTYTCYRTCGPIVIDGKLSDPSWIRAPRTDLFVDIEGDLKPIPRFGTRAMMLWDDEYFYVAADMEEPDVWGTLTKRDSIICHDNDFEVFIDPDGDTNHYMEFEINPLNAVWDLYLPKPYNKGGKADHDWDFEGVRHAVHIDGTVNCSHDVDRGWSTEIAFPWTSMAEYAGVDCPPKAGDSWRVNFSRVEWEFERYKDGYLRKEGVPCDNWVWSPQGEVNMHIPEMWGHVVFSDTVVGTAEM, from the coding sequence ATGTCCGATTCACCATCACCGGAAATCGTCCCCAAGACCTACACCTGTTACCGCACCTGCGGACCCATCGTGATCGACGGAAAGCTGAGCGATCCGTCCTGGATCCGGGCGCCTCGCACGGACCTCTTCGTCGACATCGAGGGCGACCTCAAGCCCATCCCACGCTTTGGCACGCGCGCCATGATGCTCTGGGACGACGAGTACTTCTACGTCGCCGCGGACATGGAGGAACCGGACGTCTGGGGCACCCTGACCAAGCGGGATTCCATCATCTGCCACGACAACGACTTCGAGGTGTTCATCGATCCCGACGGGGACACCAACCACTACATGGAGTTTGAGATCAACCCCCTGAACGCCGTGTGGGACCTGTACCTGCCCAAGCCCTACAACAAGGGCGGGAAAGCCGACCACGACTGGGACTTCGAGGGCGTGCGCCACGCCGTCCACATCGACGGAACGGTCAACTGCTCCCACGACGTGGACCGCGGCTGGTCCACCGAGATCGCCTTCCCCTGGACCAGCATGGCCGAGTACGCCGGGGTGGACTGCCCTCCGAAAGCAGGAGACAGCTGGCGGGTCAACTTCTCGCGGGTCGAGTGGGAGTTCGAGCGCTACAAGGACGGCTATCTGCGGAAAGAAGGCGTGCCCTGCGACAACTGGGTCTGGTCGCCGCAGGGCGAGGTCAACATGCACATCCCCGAGATGTGGGGACACGTGGTGTTTTCGGATACCGTCGTAGGAACGGCGGAGATGTGA
- a CDS encoding DUF2089 family protein, with product MTSDSDLNKDTDRIPNPRLPAQCPGCAAAVKVTRLDCTECDTAVIGGFYLPPLARLAPEDQAFVLCFLQTGGNLKDMAEHYGVSYPTLRNRLDDLVEHLDSLAAADRPEEELGEASSFSQ from the coding sequence ATGACCAGCGATAGCGATTTGAATAAAGATACGGATCGGATTCCGAACCCGCGTTTACCCGCCCAGTGCCCGGGTTGTGCCGCGGCGGTGAAGGTCACCCGCCTGGACTGCACCGAGTGCGATACGGCCGTGATAGGCGGTTTCTACCTGCCTCCGTTAGCCCGGCTTGCCCCGGAGGATCAGGCCTTCGTGCTCTGCTTCCTCCAGACCGGCGGCAATCTCAAGGACATGGCCGAACACTACGGCGTCTCCTACCCCACGCTGCGGAACCGCCTCGATGACCTGGTCGAGCATCTGGATTCGCTGGCGGCGGCTGATCGACCAGAGGAAGAACTCGGCGAAGCAAGTAGCTTCTCGCAATAG